The Bemisia tabaci chromosome 8, PGI_BMITA_v3 genome has a segment encoding these proteins:
- the LOC109034960 gene encoding ELMO domain-containing protein 2, with translation MIAKCSSKMFLLLTQNFKYYLSCLYYYIHPAVKWFLRRTTGLCELQRICYGAPEGAPRNFSVERSLLQSRSKEIQAAVAYLNRTSKERQFKGNKLEFALQYIVETVLVVKKINALAHPKFPILLRQSVEVVWGYNQLEQEIVCLAGTHFDSSNKDHEAKLMELWSLLKPDAPLRSRVTKQWQEIGFQGTDPKTDFRGMGVLGLENLLYFASKYNSSAKQVLAHSHHPQFGYAFAIVGINLTSMAYHLMTEKFAKTHMYNVCSKLPSIDSFHLLYCYLFVEFDKFWIQARPKDIMEFSHIRENFETKIRKILSSNQRAAFKVQVSNDLSI, from the coding sequence ATGATTGCCAAGTGCTCCTCTAAAATGTTCCTACTTTTAACGCAAAACTTTAAGTATTATCTCTCTTGTTTGTACTACTATATACATCCTGCAGTAAAATGGTTCTTGAGGAGAACCACAGGACTGTGCGAACTTCAAAGAATTTGCTACGGAGCACCTGAAGGAGCTCCCAGGAACTTCAGCGTGGAGCGCTCTCTCTTGCAATCTAGAAGCAAAGAAATCCAAGCAGCAGTCGCTTACTTAAATAGGACAAGTAAGGAGCGGCAATTCAAAGGAAATAAACTAGAATTTGCTCTCCAGTACATTGTTGAAACTGTGCTTGTAGTGAAGAAAATTAACGCTCTTGCTCATCCGAAGTTTCCTATTTTATTGAGACAAAGCGTTGAAGTCGTGTGGGGTTACAATCAGCTGGAACAAGAAATTGTCTGTCTAGCAGGTACTCATTTTGACTCTTCCAATAAAGACCATGAAGCTAAACTCATGGAGTTATGGTCCCTCCTGAAGCCTGATGCTCCTTTAAGGAGCCGAGTCACCAAGCAGTGGCAGGAGATAGGATTCCAAGGCACTGATCCTAAAACAGACTTCCGAGGAATGGGAGTTTTAGGCCTTGAAAACTTACTGTATTTTGCATCTAAGTACAACTCTTCCGCTAAACAAGTCCTAGCCCACTCCCATCATCCTCAATTTGGATATGCCTTTGCTATAGTTGGAATCAACCTCACTAGTATGGCATATCATTTAATGACAGAAAAGTTTGCGAAAACGCACATGTACAATGTTTGCTCTAAACTGCCATCCATTGATTCCTTTCATTTGTTGTATTGTTACTTATTTGTAGAATTTGATAAGTTCTGGATTCAAGCTAGACCTAAAGATATCATGGAATTTAGTCACAtacgagaaaattttgaaacgaaaattcgaaaaatcctTTCAAGTAACCAGAGGGCTGCTTTTAAAGTACAGGTCTCCAATGATTTGTCCATTTGA